From a single Gemmatimonadales bacterium genomic region:
- a CDS encoding S9 family peptidase: MIRRPRLALACLLLLCPLAAVAQQADSSLLTIGRVFGSGEFATQPFGPSRWLSEGSAYTTLEPDSGGDGQDLVRYDVEKGTRSVLVASRALVPPGDSVPLEVEDYSWSPDGNLLLVFTNTQPVWRLNTRGDYWVLDRQSGKLRRLGGAQAKPSTLMFAKFSPDGRRVGYVRENNLYVEDVATGTITPLTTDGSRTMINGTFDWVYEEELMNNYADGWRWSPDGRSVAYWQLNADQVRNYDLINDTDSLYSRVTPVQYPKVGQANSAARIGIVSAAGGPTRWLEIAGDPREHYIPRMDWAASSDQVLLQRLNRLQNTDEVMLGDARTGQVRTVLTERDSTWVEVVNEVVWLNGGKSFTWVSERDGWNHVYVVSRDGTSTRLVTKGAFDVLEIKGVDDKGGWLYFIASPDNPTQRYLFRARLDGKGAPERLSPAGEPGTHGYDRAPNFRYAIETYSRLGTPPVTRLVRLPGHQVLRTLVDNQRLRDRLAGVQRGTVEWLSLPAEDGKKMPGVLMKPAGFDSTKKYPLLFFVYGGPGNTEVDDQWGGYYLWNTMLNQKGYLVAIVDNRGTPQPLGRAWRKTIYGQMGVPETRDQAAAAQALAKRPYVDTSRIGIWGWSYGAFMSLNELFQHPEIYRMAVAVSPVTNWSLYDNVYTERFNGLITDNRDGYDRGSPISYVSGLRGDLLLVHGSGDDNVHFQNSEILINALVAANKPFTMMDYPNRTHCVCQGKNTTVHLFSLITRFFDQHLLHPAAAPVADAQAAVGR, encoded by the coding sequence GTGATCCGTCGCCCGCGCCTCGCGCTCGCCTGTCTGCTGCTGCTCTGCCCGCTCGCCGCCGTCGCTCAGCAGGCCGACTCGAGTCTCCTGACCATCGGCCGGGTGTTCGGCTCGGGGGAGTTCGCCACCCAGCCGTTCGGCCCTTCCCGCTGGCTATCGGAAGGCTCCGCCTATACGACGCTGGAGCCCGATTCGGGAGGGGACGGGCAGGACCTGGTCCGCTACGATGTGGAGAAGGGCACCCGGTCGGTCCTGGTCGCAAGCCGCGCGCTGGTGCCACCCGGCGATAGCGTGCCGCTCGAGGTGGAGGACTACAGCTGGTCGCCCGACGGCAACCTGCTCCTGGTCTTCACCAACACCCAACCGGTGTGGCGGCTCAACACTCGGGGCGACTACTGGGTGCTCGACCGGCAGTCCGGCAAGCTCCGCCGGCTCGGCGGCGCGCAGGCGAAGCCGTCCACTCTGATGTTCGCCAAGTTCTCGCCCGATGGCCGCCGGGTAGGCTACGTGCGGGAGAACAATCTGTATGTGGAGGATGTGGCGACCGGCACCATCACGCCCCTCACCACCGATGGCTCGCGCACCATGATCAACGGGACCTTCGACTGGGTCTACGAAGAAGAGCTGATGAACAATTACGCGGACGGCTGGCGGTGGAGCCCGGATGGCCGGAGCGTCGCATACTGGCAGCTCAACGCAGACCAGGTCCGGAACTACGACCTCATCAACGACACCGATTCGCTCTACAGCCGGGTGACGCCGGTGCAATATCCCAAGGTCGGGCAGGCCAACTCGGCGGCCCGGATCGGCATCGTGAGCGCCGCTGGCGGGCCCACCCGGTGGCTCGAGATCGCGGGCGACCCACGCGAGCACTACATCCCGCGGATGGATTGGGCGGCGAGCTCAGACCAGGTGCTTCTCCAGCGCCTCAACCGGCTGCAGAACACCGACGAGGTGATGCTGGGCGACGCGCGCACCGGCCAGGTACGGACGGTCCTGACAGAGCGCGATTCTACCTGGGTCGAAGTCGTCAACGAGGTGGTCTGGCTCAACGGCGGAAAGAGCTTCACCTGGGTGAGCGAGCGCGACGGGTGGAATCATGTCTACGTGGTGTCTCGGGACGGTACCTCCACCCGGCTGGTGACCAAGGGCGCGTTCGATGTACTGGAGATCAAGGGCGTGGACGACAAAGGCGGCTGGCTCTACTTCATCGCCTCGCCGGACAATCCGACCCAGCGCTACCTCTTCCGGGCACGGCTCGACGGGAAGGGCGCGCCCGAACGGCTCTCGCCCGCGGGGGAGCCCGGCACCCATGGATACGACCGCGCGCCGAACTTTCGCTACGCCATCGAGACCTACTCCCGCCTCGGCACTCCGCCGGTCACCCGGCTGGTGCGCCTCCCTGGTCATCAGGTGCTGCGGACGCTGGTCGACAACCAGCGGCTCCGCGACCGGCTGGCCGGGGTCCAGAGAGGTACCGTCGAGTGGCTCAGCCTGCCGGCCGAGGACGGCAAGAAGATGCCGGGCGTGCTGATGAAGCCGGCCGGCTTCGACTCGACCAAGAAGTACCCGCTCCTGTTCTTCGTCTATGGTGGTCCCGGAAACACCGAGGTCGACGATCAGTGGGGCGGCTATTACCTGTGGAACACCATGCTCAATCAGAAGGGCTATCTGGTGGCCATCGTGGACAACCGGGGGACTCCGCAGCCGCTGGGCCGCGCCTGGCGCAAGACGATCTACGGCCAGATGGGCGTGCCGGAGACGCGGGACCAGGCGGCCGCCGCTCAGGCGCTGGCCAAGCGCCCGTACGTGGATACCAGCCGGATCGGCATCTGGGGCTGGAGCTACGGCGCCTTCATGAGCCTGAACGAATTGTTTCAACACCCGGAGATCTATCGGATGGCCGTGGCCGTCTCACCGGTCACCAACTGGTCGTTGTACGACAACGTCTACACCGAGCGCTTCAACGGCCTCATCACCGACAACCGGGACGGCTACGATCGCGGATCGCCCATCAGCTACGTGAGCGGGCTTCGGGGCGACCTGCTGCTGGTGCACGGCAGCGGCGACGACAACGTGCACTTCCAGAACAGCGAGATCCTGATCAACGCCCTGGTGGCCGCGAACAAGCCGTTCACCATGATGGACTATCCCAACCGGACCCACTGCGTCTGCCAGGGCAAGAACACGACGGTCCATCTGTTCTCGCTGATTACCCGCTTCTTCGATCAGCATCTGCTGCATCCGGCCGCGGCGCCGGTGGCCGACGCGCAAGCCGCCGTGGGTCGGTAG
- a CDS encoding sulfocyanin-like copper-binding protein — translation MRANSILPGRGSLMIAVCLGLACSPRHEDQTAGERTAAATPSPGQPADSQTALGGASSASASDSAAEAPAPAAAAPVTAAVNKSAPAERKAASSAKKPSAPAQQPAAPAEHPGAPADSAAPAAPAQGDEWVTYDAASNTVTFKLEAGPFSFNGFTNGGATLTVPPKSTVVINFVQNDGTPHSAEVASGEGPLPNSGVDPAIPRAYTNKVVEGLPQGAKDVVRLQAPESGSYRIICGVPGHALSGMWLWFKIDPAAKTPTFGATKK, via the coding sequence ATGCGCGCCAACTCCATTCTGCCCGGTCGGGGATCGCTCATGATCGCAGTGTGCCTGGGCCTGGCCTGCTCGCCGCGTCATGAGGACCAGACCGCCGGCGAGCGGACGGCTGCTGCCACACCGTCCCCCGGGCAGCCCGCCGACTCCCAGACGGCGCTCGGTGGCGCGAGCAGCGCCAGCGCTTCCGATTCCGCGGCGGAAGCGCCGGCGCCAGCGGCGGCCGCGCCTGTCACGGCCGCGGTCAACAAGAGTGCTCCGGCGGAAAGGAAAGCGGCGTCTTCCGCGAAGAAGCCGTCGGCTCCGGCGCAGCAGCCCGCCGCGCCGGCGGAGCACCCTGGAGCCCCAGCTGACTCCGCGGCTCCAGCCGCCCCGGCACAAGGGGACGAATGGGTCACCTACGATGCCGCCAGCAACACGGTCACCTTCAAGCTCGAGGCCGGACCCTTCTCGTTCAATGGCTTCACCAACGGCGGCGCCACCCTGACGGTCCCGCCCAAGAGTACCGTGGTCATCAACTTCGTGCAGAACGACGGCACGCCCCACAGCGCCGAGGTGGCCTCCGGGGAAGGTCCGCTGCCCAACTCGGGCGTGGATCCGGCGATTCCCCGGGCCTACACCAACAAGGTGGTGGAGGGCCTGCCGCAGGGTGCCAAGGACGTCGTCCGGCTCCAGGCGCCGGAGTCCGGCAGCTATCGGATCATCTGCGGTGTGCCGGGACACGCGCTCTCAGGGATGTGGCTCTGGTTCAAGATCGATCCGGCGGCCAAGACGCCGACCTTCGGAGCGACCAAGAAGTAG
- the uvrA gene encoding excinuclease ABC subunit UvrA — translation MAQEFLVVRGAREHNLKNISVAIPRNRLTVITGLSGSGKSSLAFDTIYAEGQRRYVESLSAYARQFLGLMEKPDVDAIEGLSPAISIEQKTTGQNPRSTVGTVTEIYDYLRLLWARVGIPHCPNDGTPVTRQSAAQITDSVLGWPEDTRIEVLAPMVRGRKGEFRELLEDVRKRGFVRVRVDGETYDLGSVPVLQRRRNHDIGVVVDRLVVRAQDRSRLNDSIETALKTADGVVEVVRYGRAGERESVMFSERFACPACGLSLPELEPRQFSFNSPFGACPDCHGVGTRREINADLVLGDSSISILEGVILPWGEPSGYLRKVVLPTLAKAFKFDLNAPWGEISESARQALLYGAPGRFRFQTDGARGRGEYESEWEGILKNVERRYRESSSDAVRTALEEFMIEQPCQTCGGKRLRPESLSVLIHGRSIGDVVDLPVERAIDFFEAIPLRSNGSSGIDADIAGPILKEVIDRLRFLRDVGLDYLTLGRGATSLSGGETQRIRLATQIGSRLVGVLYILDEPSIGLHQRDNERLLGTLRGLRDLGNTVIVVEHDAETIESADHLIDLGPRAGRFGGEVVAEGTLQEIVRHPESLTGRYLRGELRVPVPRGRREAPAKHRLKIVGARANNLKNLTVEIPLGLFVGVTGVSGSGKSSLVTDILYQALARHFYRAKVVPGTHTRIEGLDQIDKVIDIDQSPIGRTPRSNPATYTGLFTPIRELFTQLPDAKMRGYGPGRFSFNVKGGRCEACQGDGLVKIEMHFLPDVYVPCEVCKGRRYNRETLEVRYKGRSIADVLDLTVADALEFFASQRRIAEKLELLNDVGLGYIHLGQAATTLSGGEAQRVKLATELAKRDTGRTLYILDEPTTGLHFEDVRLLLEVLHRLVDKGNTVVVIEHNLDVIKTADWIIDLGPEGGERGGTVVAAGTPEEVAAVPGSHTGEFLRKVLD, via the coding sequence ATGGCTCAGGAATTTCTCGTTGTGCGGGGCGCGCGGGAGCACAACCTCAAGAACATCTCGGTGGCCATCCCGCGCAACCGACTCACCGTGATTACCGGGCTCTCCGGCTCGGGCAAGTCTTCGCTCGCCTTCGACACCATCTACGCGGAGGGACAGCGCCGCTACGTCGAGTCGCTATCGGCGTACGCCCGGCAGTTCCTCGGCCTGATGGAGAAGCCCGATGTCGACGCCATCGAGGGCCTCTCGCCCGCCATCTCGATCGAGCAGAAGACCACCGGACAGAATCCCCGGTCCACCGTCGGCACCGTCACCGAGATCTACGACTACCTGCGGCTGCTCTGGGCCCGGGTGGGCATCCCCCACTGTCCGAACGACGGCACGCCGGTCACCCGGCAGAGCGCCGCGCAGATCACCGACAGCGTGCTCGGCTGGCCGGAAGACACCCGGATCGAGGTTCTCGCGCCGATGGTGCGGGGCCGGAAAGGCGAGTTTCGCGAGCTGCTGGAAGACGTGCGGAAGCGCGGGTTCGTCCGGGTGCGGGTGGATGGAGAAACCTACGATCTGGGCAGCGTGCCCGTGCTCCAGCGCCGGCGGAATCACGATATCGGCGTGGTGGTGGACCGGCTGGTGGTGCGGGCACAGGACCGCTCGCGGCTCAACGACTCGATCGAGACCGCGCTCAAGACGGCCGACGGGGTCGTGGAGGTGGTTCGCTACGGGCGCGCGGGCGAGCGCGAGTCCGTGATGTTCTCGGAGCGGTTCGCCTGTCCGGCGTGCGGACTCTCGCTGCCCGAGCTCGAGCCGCGCCAGTTCTCCTTCAACTCGCCGTTCGGCGCCTGTCCCGACTGCCACGGCGTCGGCACCCGGCGCGAGATCAACGCCGATCTGGTGCTGGGTGATTCCAGCATCTCCATCCTGGAGGGCGTGATCCTTCCCTGGGGGGAGCCCAGCGGCTATCTCCGGAAGGTCGTCCTCCCGACCCTCGCCAAGGCGTTCAAGTTCGACCTCAATGCGCCCTGGGGCGAGATCAGCGAGTCGGCCCGGCAGGCGCTGCTCTATGGAGCGCCAGGACGGTTCCGCTTTCAGACCGATGGAGCCCGGGGGCGTGGCGAGTACGAGAGCGAATGGGAGGGGATCCTCAAGAACGTCGAGCGTCGCTATCGCGAGTCCAGCAGCGACGCAGTGCGGACCGCGCTCGAGGAGTTCATGATCGAGCAGCCCTGCCAGACCTGCGGCGGCAAGCGGCTCCGACCCGAGAGCCTGTCGGTCCTGATCCATGGGCGGAGCATCGGCGACGTGGTGGACCTGCCGGTGGAGCGGGCGATCGACTTCTTCGAGGCCATCCCGCTCCGCTCCAACGGGAGCTCGGGGATCGACGCGGACATCGCCGGACCTATCCTCAAGGAGGTCATCGACCGGCTCCGGTTCCTCCGGGACGTGGGCCTCGACTACCTCACGCTGGGACGCGGCGCTACCTCACTCTCCGGTGGAGAGACCCAGCGGATCCGGCTGGCCACCCAGATCGGCTCCCGGCTGGTCGGGGTGCTCTATATCCTGGATGAGCCCAGCATCGGCCTGCACCAGCGCGACAACGAACGCCTGCTGGGGACCCTGCGAGGCCTCCGCGACCTCGGCAACACCGTGATCGTGGTGGAGCACGACGCCGAGACCATCGAGTCGGCCGACCACCTGATCGACCTCGGGCCGCGGGCCGGCCGCTTCGGCGGAGAGGTGGTGGCGGAGGGTACGTTGCAGGAGATCGTCCGCCATCCCGAATCGCTCACCGGCCGCTATCTCCGGGGCGAACTCCGGGTGCCGGTGCCCCGGGGCCGGCGGGAGGCGCCGGCCAAGCACCGGCTCAAGATCGTGGGGGCGCGCGCCAACAACCTGAAGAACCTCACGGTGGAGATTCCGCTCGGGCTCTTCGTCGGGGTGACCGGCGTGTCGGGCTCGGGAAAGTCCTCGCTGGTTACCGACATTCTGTACCAGGCGCTGGCCCGGCATTTCTATCGCGCCAAGGTCGTGCCCGGGACACACACCCGGATCGAGGGGCTGGACCAGATCGACAAAGTGATCGACATCGACCAGAGTCCCATCGGCCGTACGCCGCGGTCGAACCCCGCCACCTACACCGGCCTGTTCACCCCGATCCGCGAGCTCTTCACCCAGCTTCCCGATGCCAAGATGCGGGGGTACGGACCGGGGCGGTTCTCCTTCAACGTCAAGGGAGGGCGCTGCGAGGCCTGCCAGGGCGATGGCCTGGTCAAGATCGAGATGCACTTCCTGCCCGACGTGTACGTGCCGTGCGAGGTCTGCAAGGGCCGGCGCTACAACCGGGAGACGCTCGAGGTGCGCTACAAGGGGCGCAGCATCGCCGACGTGCTGGACCTGACCGTGGCCGACGCACTGGAGTTCTTCGCCAGCCAGCGCCGGATCGCAGAAAAGCTCGAGCTGCTGAACGACGTGGGCCTGGGCTACATCCACCTGGGCCAGGCGGCCACCACCTTGTCCGGCGGCGAGGCGCAGCGGGTGAAGCTGGCTACCGAGCTGGCCAAGCGCGACACCGGCCGCACCCTCTACATCCTGGACGAGCCGACCACCGGTCTGCACTTCGAGGACGTCCGCTTGCTGCTCGAAGTGCTGCACCGCCTGGTGGACAAGGGCAATACCGTGGTGGTGATCGAGCACAATCTCGACGTCATCAAGACGGCCGATTGGATCATCGACCTGGGGCCTGAAGGGGGCGAGCGTGGGGGTACCGTCGTGGCGGCCGGAACGCCCGAGGAAGTGGCCGCCGTTCCGGGCAGCCACACGGGGGAATTCCTGCGCAAGGTGCTCGACTAG
- a CDS encoding tetratricopeptide repeat protein — protein MTFFSDGSADPPPAGSGPAVAEPSGLERADALARGPLPGAAVPVYRALLAAAPDQLEARLHLARLLVSLDDTAEALQVLSDGLTMTPDQTELLVLRGGLHGRLRHYLEAETDLRRALRLHPSHAPAHFELALLLWRKGLIAESAHHFRRSLEFQPDNPRTHYYLGEALNQAGDLIGARTAVSRALELDPADAKTHQLLGRILDRLGRPEEAREMYRRGRELAES, from the coding sequence ATGACATTCTTCTCTGACGGCTCCGCCGATCCCCCGCCGGCCGGAAGCGGTCCCGCCGTGGCCGAGCCGAGCGGTCTTGAGCGGGCGGACGCGCTCGCGCGGGGACCGCTTCCCGGAGCGGCCGTGCCCGTGTATCGTGCGCTGCTCGCCGCGGCGCCCGATCAGCTGGAAGCCCGTCTCCACCTGGCCAGACTGCTGGTGAGTCTCGACGACACCGCGGAGGCCCTGCAGGTCCTCTCCGACGGGCTCACCATGACGCCGGACCAAACTGAGCTTCTAGTGCTGCGGGGCGGGCTCCACGGGCGGCTCCGCCACTACCTGGAAGCCGAGACGGATCTTCGGCGGGCGCTTCGGCTGCATCCGTCGCACGCGCCGGCGCATTTTGAGCTGGCGCTCCTCCTCTGGCGCAAGGGACTCATCGCGGAATCGGCTCATCACTTCCGCCGCTCGCTCGAGTTCCAGCCCGACAATCCGCGGACCCACTACTACCTGGGAGAGGCGCTCAACCAGGCCGGCGATCTCATCGGCGCGCGGACCGCGGTGTCGCGGGCATTGGAGCTGGACCCGGCCGACGCCAAGACCCACCAGTTGCTCGGCCGCATCCTCGATCGGCTCGGCCGCCCGGAAGAGGCTCGCGAGATGTATCGACGCGGGCGTGAGCTCGCCGAGTCGTGA
- a CDS encoding macro domain-containing protein, with the protein MIRVVVDDLAALAVDAVVRPANASLDPATAAASRIDGLAGDRFALQRRISMPLEAGAAVVTGSGELAADYVVHAVILDGNAPVGREVVRRALISAWQRASDWGLATLAAPLIGAGAGQLSVEESAALLAETFPRHGPAGCPAELRIVVAGEAEREVVEAIVRRMT; encoded by the coding sequence GTGATCCGGGTCGTCGTGGATGATCTGGCGGCCCTCGCGGTGGACGCGGTGGTCCGGCCGGCGAACGCGAGCCTCGATCCGGCCACGGCGGCCGCCTCCCGCATCGACGGACTCGCCGGGGACCGGTTCGCGCTCCAGCGCAGAATCAGCATGCCGCTGGAGGCCGGGGCCGCGGTCGTCACCGGGAGCGGTGAGCTCGCGGCGGACTACGTGGTGCACGCCGTCATCCTCGACGGCAACGCGCCGGTGGGCCGGGAGGTGGTCCGCCGGGCGCTGATCTCCGCCTGGCAGCGCGCCAGCGACTGGGGACTCGCCACCTTGGCGGCGCCGCTGATCGGGGCCGGGGCGGGACAGCTCTCGGTGGAGGAGTCCGCGGCGCTGCTGGCCGAGACGTTTCCCCGGCATGGACCGGCGGGCTGCCCGGCGGAGCTGCGCATCGTGGTGGCTGGTGAAGCGGAACGGGAAGTGGTCGAGGCCATCGTACGGAGGATGACGTGA
- a CDS encoding ABC transporter ATP-binding protein translates to MIRLTALTKRYGKFTAVDGLDLDVQRGELFGLLGPNGAGKTTSLRMIAGILRPTSGTITVGGIDIQTRPLEAKARLGYIPDRPFVYDKLTGREFLRFAAALYGQQGPTIERRIDDLLELFELAPWKDELTEAYSHGMRQKLIICGSLVHRPEVIVVDEPMVGLDPKSARLLKDLFRQFVDRGGTVLMSTHTMEVAEVMCDRIAIVYRGKIAAQGTMAELREQTASGQTSLEDLFLKLTGGLQAHQLDAVLDA, encoded by the coding sequence GTGATCCGGTTGACCGCGCTCACCAAGCGCTACGGCAAGTTCACCGCGGTGGACGGCCTCGATCTCGATGTCCAGCGGGGCGAGCTCTTCGGGCTGCTGGGGCCCAATGGCGCGGGCAAGACGACGTCGCTCAGGATGATCGCCGGTATTCTCCGGCCCACCAGCGGCACCATCACGGTGGGCGGCATCGATATTCAGACGCGGCCGCTGGAGGCCAAGGCCCGGTTGGGCTACATCCCCGACCGGCCCTTCGTGTACGACAAGCTTACCGGCCGGGAGTTTCTCCGCTTCGCGGCGGCGCTCTACGGCCAGCAGGGGCCGACGATCGAGCGGCGGATCGACGATCTGCTCGAGCTCTTCGAGCTGGCGCCCTGGAAGGACGAGCTGACCGAGGCCTACAGCCACGGCATGCGGCAGAAGCTGATTATTTGCGGCTCGCTGGTGCACCGCCCCGAGGTGATCGTGGTGGACGAGCCGATGGTCGGACTGGATCCCAAGAGCGCCCGGCTGCTCAAGGACCTCTTTCGCCAGTTCGTCGACCGGGGCGGGACGGTCCTCATGAGCACGCATACCATGGAGGTGGCGGAGGTCATGTGCGACCGGATCGCCATCGTATATCGGGGAAAGATCGCCGCGCAGGGCACCATGGCCGAGCTGCGGGAGCAGACCGCGTCGGGACAGACCAGCCTGGAGGACCTCTTCCTCAAGCTCACGGGCGGGCTGCAGGCCCACCAGCTCGACGCCGTGCTCGATGCCTGA